The Glycine soja cultivar W05 chromosome 6, ASM419377v2, whole genome shotgun sequence genome has a window encoding:
- the LOC114415591 gene encoding AAA-ATPase At2g46620-like, which produces MISQINMLSLFFFLSSSFLILFFFRKTSALHILNQWFLSFENRLHLHQSFKIPRYNLHSQENSLYRKILTYLDSLPSVEDSDYTNLFSGPNPSDIFLHLDPNHTVHDTFLGAKLSWTNAAAAATGGADALVLRLKKKDKRRVFRQYFQHILSVADEIEQRRKKDVTMYVNSGTGEWGSAPFRHPASFETVAMDAELKNKVKSDLEQFVKSKQYYHRLGRVWKRSYLLYGAPGTGKSSFVAAMAKFLCYDVYDVDVSKFTDGADWKVMLMQTTAKSLIVIEDLDRLLTEKSKSNTTSLSSVLNFMDGIVSCCGEERVMVFTMNETKDEVDQAVLRPGRVDVHIHFPLCDFSTFKILASSYLGLKEHKLFPQVEEVFQTGARLSPAEVGEIMISNRNSPTRALKTVISVLQVHSEGQRLSQSGSGRNSDDNEPGAVICRESVHTVREFRKLYGLLRLGSRRKEESYSGPIEKEAPRI; this is translated from the coding sequence ATGATTTCACAAATTAACATGctttcccttttcttcttcctatCTTCCTCTTTTCtaatccttttcttcttccgaAAAACCTCTGCACTTCACATCCTCAACCAATGGTTCCTCTCCTTCGAAAACCGTCTCCACCTTCACCAATCCTTCAAAATCCCTCGCTATAATCTTCACTCTCAGGAGAATAGCCTCTACCGGAAAATCCTCACCTACCTCGATTCCCTTCCCTCCGTTGAAGATTCCGATTACACCAACCTCTTCTCCGGCCCCAATCCCTCCGACATCTTCCTCCACCTCGACCCTAACCACACCGTTCATGATACCTTCCTCGGCGCCAAGCTCTCCTGGACCAACGCCGCCGCAGCCGCCACCGGCGGCGCCGACGCGCTTGTCCTTCGACTAAAGAAGAAAGACAAGCGCAGAGTCTTCCGGCAGTACTTCCAGCACATTCTCTCCGTCGCGGACGAGATCGAGCAGCGAAGAAAAAAGGATGTGACGATGTACGTGAACTCCGGCACCGGCGAGTGGGGCTCGGCGCCGTTCAGGCATCCGGCCAGCTTCGAGACGGTGGCGATGGACGCGGAGCTGAAGAACAAGGTGAAGTCCGATCTGGAACAGTTCGTGAAGTCGAAGCAGTACTACCACCGGCTAGGCCGCGTTTGGAAGCGGAGCTACCTCCTCTACGGCGCGCCAGGCACCGGAAAATCCTCCTTCGTCGCCGCGATGGCGAAGTTCCTCTGCTACGACGTCTACGACGTCGACGTTTCGAAGTTCACCGACGGCGCCGATTGGAAGGTGATGCTGATGCAAACGACGGCGAAGTCTCTGATCGTTATCGAGGACCTCGATCGCTTGCTCACGGAGAAGTCAAAGTCAAACACAACGAGCTTATCGAGCGTGTTGAACTTCATGGACGGAATCGTATCGTGCTGCGGAGAAGAGCGCGTGATGGTTTTCACGATGAACGAAACTAAGGACGAAGTTGATCAAGCGGTTCTGAGGCCTGGGAGAGTTGACGTTCACATACACTTTCCCTTATGTGATTTCTCCACCTTTAAGATTCTCGCGAGTAGTTACTTAGGGTTGAAGGAGCACAAGCTTTTCCCTCAGGTGGAGGAGGTTTTTCAGACCGGGGCCCGGCTCAGCCCGGCCGAGGTTGGCGAGATTATGATATCGAACCGGAATTCTCCCACGCGGGCCTTGAAAACCGTTATTTCGGTCTTGCAGGTCCATTCAGAGGGACAGAGGTTGAGCCAAAGCGGGTCGGGTCGGAATAGCGATGATAACGAACCGGGTGCGGTTATATGTAGGGAGAGTGTTCACACGGTGAGGGAGTTCCGGAAGCTGTATGGGCTTTTGCGTTTGGGAAGTAGGAGGAAAGAGGAGTCCTATTCGGGGCCCATAGAGAAAGAGGCTCCACGTATCTAG